One Tunturibacter gelidoferens genomic region harbors:
- the recJ gene encoding single-stranded-DNA-specific exonuclease RecJ produces MSTAHVGLPAWSTRSADETAVQNLVDALGCPHAIAQILVSRAISDAAAAQTFFHPTLDDLLDPMLMLDMEIAVARIQHAVRSSEPILIYGDYDVDGTTATVLLKTAIERIAPKETPATVTYHVPHRIREGYGMQNGVLGQAAASGVRLVISVDTGIRAFAAAEEATALGMDLIVTDHHLPDGAIGIPEAVAVLNPAQQNCPYPFKHLCGAAVAFKLAHALLLAATETEEQRTKLKHGLIPSFLKLVAIATIADSVPLEGENRVIATLGLRELRNPVQPGLRALMQVAQIPINRPPTATEVGFRLAPRINAAGRMDIAGDVVELFLTKDAARATHLAEKLNRLNDERRATEAKALEAIEIQLTALRDTLGDYLAECIILDDPEWHRGVLGILASRVVDRTGRPAIVMTHEDGHSHGSGRSIAGFHLLDALSAIHEPVSESNTPLFTRFGGHAHAVGFSMPSDRTNLLRERMQRYGAPRLTAEIMTPPLECDAELLLSDLTQSFYDWLTRCEPFGIGNREPIFLTRALTLCAPVRFIKERHICLQLQRSGQTTHISALGWSRTTDWPARCVEMALDTGSLVDVAYRLKAKTNPQFPGLELELVDLRLA; encoded by the coding sequence ATGTCCACCGCCCACGTTGGGCTGCCAGCCTGGAGTACCCGCTCCGCAGACGAGACTGCCGTTCAGAATCTGGTCGACGCCCTCGGCTGCCCGCACGCAATCGCTCAAATACTCGTCTCGCGCGCCATCTCCGACGCCGCAGCTGCCCAAACTTTCTTCCACCCAACCCTCGACGATCTTCTCGATCCCATGCTCATGCTCGACATGGAGATCGCCGTCGCCCGCATCCAGCACGCCGTCCGCTCCAGCGAACCCATCCTCATCTACGGCGACTACGACGTCGACGGCACCACCGCCACCGTTCTCCTCAAGACCGCCATCGAGCGCATCGCCCCCAAAGAGACCCCCGCCACCGTCACCTATCACGTCCCTCACCGCATCCGCGAGGGCTACGGCATGCAGAACGGCGTTCTCGGCCAGGCCGCAGCCTCCGGCGTTCGCCTCGTCATCAGCGTCGACACCGGCATTCGCGCCTTCGCAGCAGCCGAGGAAGCAACAGCTCTCGGCATGGACCTCATCGTCACCGACCACCACCTCCCCGACGGAGCCATCGGCATCCCGGAAGCAGTTGCCGTCCTAAATCCCGCACAACAAAACTGCCCCTACCCGTTCAAACATCTCTGCGGCGCAGCAGTAGCCTTCAAACTCGCCCATGCTCTCCTGCTGGCCGCAACCGAGACCGAAGAGCAGCGCACAAAGCTGAAACACGGACTGATTCCCTCGTTCCTGAAGCTGGTCGCCATCGCCACCATCGCCGACTCGGTTCCCCTCGAAGGCGAAAACCGAGTCATCGCGACCCTGGGCCTGAGAGAACTTCGCAACCCCGTACAGCCAGGCCTGCGCGCACTCATGCAAGTGGCTCAAATCCCCATCAATCGGCCCCCCACCGCGACCGAAGTAGGTTTTCGACTCGCCCCACGCATCAACGCAGCCGGACGCATGGACATCGCCGGCGATGTCGTCGAGCTCTTCCTCACCAAAGACGCAGCCCGTGCCACCCACCTCGCAGAGAAGCTCAACCGCCTCAACGACGAGCGCCGCGCCACCGAAGCAAAGGCTCTCGAAGCCATCGAAATCCAACTCACCGCCCTGCGCGACACCCTCGGAGACTACCTCGCCGAGTGCATCATCCTCGACGACCCCGAGTGGCATCGCGGCGTCCTCGGCATCCTCGCCTCCCGCGTCGTCGACCGCACCGGCAGACCCGCCATCGTCATGACCCACGAAGACGGCCACTCCCACGGGTCCGGCCGCTCCATCGCCGGCTTTCATCTGCTAGATGCCCTCAGCGCGATTCACGAACCAGTGTCTGAATCAAACACCCCGCTCTTCACAAGATTTGGCGGACACGCCCACGCCGTCGGCTTCTCCATGCCCTCCGACCGCACCAACCTCCTCCGGGAGCGCATGCAGCGTTACGGCGCCCCCAGGCTCACCGCTGAGATCATGACGCCTCCGCTCGAATGCGACGCCGAACTCCTCCTCAGCGACCTCACGCAGAGCTTCTATGATTGGCTCACCCGCTGCGAACCCTTCGGCATCGGCAACCGCGAGCCCATCTTCCTCACCCGCGCACTCACCCTCTGTGCACCAGTGCGGTTCATCAAAGAAAGACACATCTGTCTTCAACTCCAGAGGTCTGGCCAAACCACGCATATCAGCGCCCTGGGCTGGAGCCGCACCACGGATTGGCCTGCCCGCTGCGTGGAAATGGCCCTCGACACAGGCTCTCTGGTAGACGTTGCCTACAGGCTGAAGGCCAAAACCAACCCCCAGTTCCCCGGCCTGGAATTGGAATTAGTCGATCTCAGACTCGCCTGA
- a CDS encoding (2Fe-2S) ferredoxin domain-containing protein, translated as MAKFKHHVFICTNERDQSASRPSCSNEGGGKLKSAFKEAVKDAGLKGQVRANELGCLDQCEHGPVVVVYPDAIWYGSVHAKDVEEIVNQHLLHGRPVERLRLADTCLNTESCPHKPASKRK; from the coding sequence TTGGCAAAGTTCAAGCACCACGTTTTTATCTGTACCAATGAGCGGGACCAGAGCGCTTCGCGGCCCAGTTGCAGCAACGAAGGAGGCGGGAAGCTGAAGTCGGCCTTCAAGGAAGCGGTGAAGGATGCTGGGTTGAAGGGGCAGGTTCGGGCTAACGAGCTTGGTTGCCTTGACCAGTGCGAGCACGGCCCGGTCGTTGTGGTATATCCGGACGCGATCTGGTATGGGTCCGTTCATGCGAAAGATGTGGAGGAGATTGTGAACCAACATCTGTTGCATGGGCGTCCGGTGGAGCGGCTGCGGCTGGCGGATACATGTCTGAATACAGAGAGTTGCCCGCATAAGCCAGCATCGAAACGCAAGTGA
- a CDS encoding DUF507 family protein: protein MIFSKDYVGYLARQTIKHLVAEKMIHTDKPALVNERVAAGMVDELALEDRINDEVRVILEAFQDDMRKTGASYPEMFKKVKNELARKYKAVL from the coding sequence ATGATTTTTTCAAAAGATTACGTTGGATACCTGGCGCGCCAGACGATTAAGCATTTAGTCGCCGAGAAGATGATTCACACCGACAAACCGGCTTTGGTCAACGAACGCGTTGCTGCGGGAATGGTGGATGAGCTGGCTTTGGAAGATCGGATCAATGATGAGGTTCGCGTGATCCTTGAGGCCTTCCAGGATGACATGCGCAAGACCGGCGCGAGCTATCCCGAGATGTTCAAAAAGGTGAAGAACGAGCTCGCCCGCAAGTACAAGGCGGTGCTGTGA
- a CDS encoding bifunctional nuclease family protein, giving the protein MNPSSVQPAVQAPDEVEMQIRGLMMDPITNMPIIVLKDVASDLVLPIWVGIFEANAIALELEKTATPRPMTHDLLQNMARGLNAEVRKVVVSELRDDTFFAVIWMDHAGETVAMDARPSDAIALALRWDCPIYVNRSVLENSKQAASGSPNVNAEEMRRWLENLNDDDMGRYKM; this is encoded by the coding sequence ATGAATCCCTCTTCGGTTCAACCGGCCGTACAGGCTCCAGATGAAGTGGAGATGCAGATTCGCGGGCTTATGATGGACCCGATTACGAATATGCCGATCATTGTGCTGAAAGATGTGGCGAGCGATCTGGTGTTGCCGATCTGGGTGGGAATCTTCGAGGCCAATGCGATTGCGCTGGAGTTGGAGAAGACGGCGACGCCCCGGCCGATGACGCACGATCTGTTGCAGAACATGGCTCGTGGGCTGAATGCTGAAGTGCGTAAGGTTGTAGTTTCGGAGCTTCGGGACGATACTTTTTTTGCGGTCATCTGGATGGATCATGCGGGCGAGACGGTTGCGATGGATGCGAGGCCGTCGGACGCGATTGCGCTGGCGCTGCGGTGGGATTGCCCGATCTATGTCAATCGCTCGGTACTCGAGAACTCGAAGCAGGCTGCGAGCGGCTCGCCGAATGTGAATGCCGAGGAGATGCGGCGGTGGCTCGAGAATCTGAATGACGATGATATGGGCCGCTACAAAATGTAA
- a CDS encoding efflux RND transporter periplasmic adaptor subunit: MPTTETRRLNPVMLWGIFLAIIVIGFIIVRSSTRDLIGVRVAVVDHQNIVSSVSTNGKVEPIEEFPASAAAPGVVAKVYVDVGQKVKAGDLLIKMDDADALAKIATANAAVHSAEATLHDIGQGGSQDERIGFSGDLSRAQQQQQQATKDLAALQALQQKGAASASEVASAEQRLLTAESSVKGLQARTTQRYSNTDRARAEAQLADARAALAAAKASYANDNIRAPFAGTVYSIPVSNYDFVPAGENLLDVADLNRIQVRAYFDEPEIGKLAVGQAVKIVWDAKPTQTWHGHISRAPSTVITYGTRNVGECIITVDDARGDLLPNTNVVVTVTTSQRFNVLSVPREALHTEGGDFVFRVVNNRLVRTPVQVGAGVNLTRLEIVSGLTEKDTVALSAINNRELTNGLPVKIVE, encoded by the coding sequence ATGCCTACTACCGAGACAAGACGCCTGAATCCTGTAATGCTGTGGGGCATCTTCCTCGCCATCATCGTTATCGGTTTCATCATCGTGCGCTCCTCCACCCGCGACTTGATTGGCGTTCGCGTAGCAGTCGTCGATCACCAGAACATCGTCAGCTCTGTATCGACCAACGGAAAAGTCGAGCCCATCGAAGAGTTTCCTGCCTCCGCGGCTGCTCCTGGCGTCGTCGCAAAGGTGTATGTCGACGTTGGGCAAAAAGTTAAAGCAGGCGACCTCCTGATCAAGATGGACGATGCCGATGCCCTGGCCAAAATAGCTACCGCAAACGCCGCCGTGCACTCTGCCGAGGCCACTCTTCACGACATCGGCCAGGGAGGATCTCAGGACGAGCGCATAGGATTCTCCGGCGATCTCAGCCGCGCACAGCAGCAACAACAACAGGCAACAAAAGATCTCGCAGCCCTTCAGGCCCTCCAGCAAAAGGGCGCAGCCTCCGCCAGCGAGGTAGCCTCTGCCGAACAGCGTCTACTCACCGCGGAAAGCTCCGTCAAAGGCCTTCAGGCGCGCACCACTCAACGCTATAGCAACACCGACCGTGCCCGCGCAGAAGCCCAGCTCGCCGATGCGCGCGCCGCTCTCGCCGCTGCAAAAGCCAGCTATGCCAACGACAACATCCGCGCCCCCTTCGCCGGAACTGTCTACTCCATCCCCGTCTCCAACTACGACTTCGTCCCCGCCGGCGAAAATCTCCTCGACGTAGCCGACCTCAACAGAATTCAGGTCCGCGCCTACTTCGACGAGCCTGAGATCGGCAAGCTTGCAGTAGGCCAGGCTGTAAAAATTGTCTGGGATGCAAAGCCCACTCAGACCTGGCACGGACACATCAGCCGCGCACCCTCCACCGTCATCACCTACGGCACACGCAACGTCGGGGAGTGCATCATCACCGTCGACGACGCGCGCGGCGACCTCCTGCCCAACACCAACGTCGTCGTCACCGTTACCACCTCGCAGCGCTTCAACGTCCTTAGCGTCCCCCGCGAGGCCCTCCACACAGAGGGCGGAGATTTTGTCTTTCGCGTAGTTAACAACAGGCTGGTTCGAACCCCCGTTCAGGTAGGAGCAGGAGTCAATCTCACTCGCCTCGAAATCGTCAGCGGCCTCACCGAAAAAGATACGGTTGCCCTCAGCGCTATCAACAACCGTGAACTTACCAATGGGCTTCCCGTCAAAATAGTCGAGTAG
- a CDS encoding tetratricopeptide repeat protein — translation MSLSIHPFRLHHAFLFAFLFATPLLLADDTQANALLQQGRVDEAASILQDLLASQPNNAHAHQLLCRVYYAQDKADSAIHECELAVANATDSSEDHMWLARAYGFKASHASPFSALSLAIKVHNEFERAVQLDPENFQAMSDLGEYYVAAPSLIGGGLDKAQALAARMQPNFPAQAHRLLALVAEKKKDIPAAEAEFQAAVAAGKTTEAYINLGDFYKRQNQPDKMLQAIQSALAADHRKGPPLVDAASTLSEAHSSPQLAISLLRTYLASSGKTDGAPAFKVHVQLGGLLAQGGDVAGAHNEYLAALSLASNYVPARKALQGS, via the coding sequence ATGTCCCTTTCGATACACCCGTTTCGCCTTCACCACGCGTTTCTATTTGCTTTCCTATTCGCGACTCCGCTTCTCCTCGCCGACGACACTCAGGCAAACGCGCTCCTACAGCAGGGTCGCGTCGACGAAGCAGCCTCCATCCTCCAGGATCTTCTCGCCTCCCAACCCAACAACGCTCATGCCCACCAGCTCCTCTGTCGCGTCTACTACGCCCAGGACAAGGCCGACTCCGCCATCCATGAGTGCGAACTAGCCGTAGCTAACGCGACCGACAGTAGCGAAGACCACATGTGGCTCGCTCGCGCCTACGGATTCAAAGCCTCGCACGCCAGTCCCTTCTCGGCGCTAAGCCTCGCCATCAAAGTTCACAACGAGTTTGAGCGCGCCGTGCAGCTTGATCCCGAAAACTTTCAGGCCATGAGCGACCTTGGCGAATACTACGTCGCAGCCCCCTCCTTGATCGGTGGTGGCCTCGATAAAGCTCAGGCCCTCGCTGCCAGAATGCAACCCAACTTCCCTGCTCAGGCTCACCGTCTGCTGGCGCTCGTCGCCGAAAAGAAGAAGGACATCCCAGCCGCAGAGGCCGAATTTCAGGCTGCTGTTGCCGCAGGCAAAACAACCGAGGCCTACATCAACCTCGGCGACTTCTACAAACGTCAGAATCAGCCAGACAAGATGCTCCAGGCCATTCAATCGGCCCTGGCGGCTGACCATCGCAAGGGTCCTCCCCTGGTCGATGCCGCCAGCACACTCTCAGAAGCTCACAGCTCGCCCCAACTCGCCATCAGTCTCCTTCGCACCTATCTCGCCTCCTCCGGAAAGACCGATGGTGCCCCCGCATTCAAAGTTCACGTCCAACTAGGCGGCCTTCTTGCTCAAGGTGGAGACGTCGCGGGAGCGCATAACGAATACCTCGCAGCTCTATCCCTCGCATCGAACTATGTACCCGCCCGCAAAGCATTACAGGGATCGTAG
- the miaB gene encoding tRNA (N6-isopentenyl adenosine(37)-C2)-methylthiotransferase MiaB — translation MSKTFYIETFGCQMNAHDSEKVIGTLEQQGYARVQDEDAAGLILYNTCSIRDKAEQKVFHRLNEYKKLQGEGKKFAVLGCVAQQEGEKIFEKAPYVSMVAGSASYRNLPEMLRRLEAGEERITGLDDRQTDLTFETEFTVRSNPHRGYITIIEGCDKFCAYCVVPYTRGKERSRTAASVLVEAKKMVDLGFTEIQFLGQNVNSYRDPSGRMSFAELLVAVGELPGIRRVRFTTSHPRDFARDIVQAIDDTPTLCDHIHLPVQSGSTAVLKAMSREYTREWYLERMSWIKEAKRDISITSDMIVGFPGETDADFEETITLVGEVKYDAVFAFKFSPRPNTPAVTMADSIPDEVKSERLRILMDRQREIQREHYGRHLGEVQEVMVESYNPSRNQVVGRSSQNKTVNFTVSRIAQPPIGSYLPVRITQTLPNCLVGEAIADVDAVPFVSVQRVSDFVVLN, via the coding sequence GTGAGTAAGACTTTTTATATTGAGACGTTTGGCTGCCAGATGAATGCCCATGACTCGGAGAAGGTCATCGGGACGCTGGAACAGCAGGGGTATGCCCGGGTTCAGGACGAGGATGCGGCTGGGTTGATTCTGTATAACACCTGCTCTATTCGCGATAAGGCAGAACAGAAGGTGTTTCACCGGCTGAATGAGTACAAGAAGCTGCAGGGTGAAGGTAAGAAGTTCGCTGTGCTGGGCTGCGTCGCCCAGCAAGAGGGCGAGAAGATATTCGAGAAGGCTCCATATGTGTCGATGGTGGCGGGGTCGGCGTCCTATAGGAATCTGCCGGAGATGCTGCGGCGGCTGGAGGCGGGGGAAGAGCGGATTACGGGGCTCGATGACCGGCAGACTGATCTGACGTTTGAGACGGAGTTTACGGTGCGGTCAAATCCGCATCGTGGATACATCACGATCATCGAGGGCTGCGACAAGTTTTGCGCTTACTGCGTGGTGCCTTACACGCGTGGCAAGGAGCGCAGCCGGACTGCGGCTTCGGTGCTGGTTGAGGCGAAGAAGATGGTGGATCTTGGGTTCACGGAGATTCAGTTTCTTGGGCAGAATGTGAACTCGTATCGCGATCCTTCGGGGAGGATGTCGTTCGCGGAACTGCTGGTTGCCGTCGGAGAGTTACCGGGAATTCGCAGGGTGCGGTTTACGACGTCGCATCCGCGGGACTTTGCGCGGGATATTGTGCAGGCGATCGACGATACGCCGACGCTCTGTGATCATATTCATCTACCGGTGCAATCGGGGTCGACCGCGGTGCTGAAGGCTATGTCGCGGGAGTATACGCGGGAGTGGTATCTCGAGCGTATGAGCTGGATCAAGGAGGCGAAGCGCGACATCAGCATCACGAGCGATATGATTGTGGGTTTCCCGGGTGAGACGGATGCGGACTTTGAGGAGACCATCACACTGGTGGGCGAGGTGAAGTATGACGCGGTGTTTGCGTTCAAGTTTTCGCCGAGGCCGAATACTCCGGCGGTGACGATGGCGGATAGTATCCCGGATGAGGTGAAGTCGGAGCGACTGCGGATCTTGATGGACCGGCAACGGGAGATTCAGCGAGAGCACTATGGACGGCATCTGGGCGAGGTGCAGGAGGTGATGGTGGAGAGCTATAACCCTTCGCGCAACCAAGTTGTTGGGCGCAGCTCGCAGAACAAGACGGTGAACTTTACTGTTTCCAGGATTGCTCAGCCTCCGATTGGGAGTTATCTGCCTGTTCGGATTACGCAAACGCTGCCGAATTGCCTGGTGGGTGAGGCGATTGCCGATGTAGATGCTGTGCCGTTTGTTTCTGTACAACGGGTTTCGGATTTTGTGGTGCTCAACTGA
- a CDS encoding DUF507 family protein yields the protein MRISRDKLNKLAHTVADTLAEIPEVDFLEDRNTIRQEARKALEKLLMEETKIDAAARQKIASQRKIIVEGSQEWDILYRKYYNDEVKKLGL from the coding sequence GTGAGGATCTCTCGCGACAAGCTCAACAAGCTGGCTCATACGGTGGCCGACACCTTGGCGGAGATCCCGGAGGTCGACTTTCTGGAGGATCGAAATACGATTCGGCAGGAGGCTCGGAAGGCTCTGGAGAAGCTGCTGATGGAAGAGACGAAGATCGACGCAGCGGCGCGGCAGAAGATCGCTTCACAGCGAAAAATCATCGTGGAAGGGTCGCAGGAGTGGGACATTCTGTACCGCAAGTACTACAACGATGAGGTGAAGAAACTGGGGCTGTAA
- a CDS encoding glycosyltransferase, translating to MQTPPSGSRPIIITEIEQFGGSERSVLALSRWLYQRNLPNHVVTYFDRCNLAQYATHPLQVVELNPAPGARNKIAYLRTYFNQQSPNSPKPLASGYQPALHATLAGQRGFHTLMHDTPSLFGDQDTRRLPTKLRIAVSNRIIGYGLRSGGNTIVTSEYLRSECRKDFNIDAKIARMGGLGTSPSTPPSHPLNGQLQMFSVCRIEPNKRIDWIIRALAELERADKPLSTIIDWSLDLAGKGSLIPTLRDMAQALGIGDRIHFHGFVLDDDLERLFSQTHLFLMPAVQGYGIPAIESLQRGIPVLLHRESGVSDILLDTPWATVFTGGEENMTPALQSAIESILEGKHHAVAQPHLPTEDEWAERVATLCNWL from the coding sequence ATGCAAACACCTCCAAGCGGCTCCCGCCCCATCATCATCACCGAGATCGAGCAGTTCGGCGGCTCCGAACGCAGCGTCCTCGCGCTCTCCCGCTGGCTCTATCAACGCAACCTGCCCAATCACGTCGTCACCTATTTCGACCGCTGCAACCTCGCGCAATACGCCACCCACCCCCTGCAGGTCGTCGAGCTCAATCCCGCACCAGGAGCACGCAACAAGATCGCCTACCTACGCACTTACTTCAACCAGCAGTCCCCAAACTCACCCAAACCGCTTGCCTCCGGCTATCAACCTGCCCTTCACGCAACCCTCGCCGGACAGCGCGGATTCCATACCCTCATGCACGACACGCCCTCTCTCTTCGGAGATCAGGACACCCGCCGCCTGCCCACCAAACTGCGCATCGCCGTCTCAAATCGCATCATCGGCTACGGCCTGCGCTCCGGCGGCAACACCATCGTCACCAGCGAGTACCTCCGCAGCGAATGCCGCAAGGACTTCAACATCGACGCAAAGATCGCCCGCATGGGCGGTCTCGGCACCAGCCCCTCAACACCTCCCTCCCACCCGCTAAACGGCCAACTCCAGATGTTCTCCGTCTGCCGCATCGAGCCCAACAAGCGAATCGACTGGATTATCCGAGCCCTCGCAGAGCTGGAGCGCGCCGACAAACCACTCTCCACCATCATCGACTGGAGCCTCGACCTCGCCGGCAAGGGCTCTCTCATCCCCACTCTCCGCGACATGGCCCAAGCACTCGGCATCGGCGATCGCATTCACTTCCACGGCTTCGTTCTCGATGACGATCTCGAACGTCTGTTCTCTCAGACCCACTTGTTCCTCATGCCCGCCGTTCAAGGCTACGGAATCCCCGCCATCGAATCGCTACAGCGAGGCATCCCAGTCCTGCTGCACCGCGAATCAGGCGTCAGCGACATTCTGCTCGACACCCCCTGGGCAACCGTGTTCACCGGCGGCGAAGAGAACATGACCCCCGCCCTGCAATCAGCAATCGAAAGCATCCTCGAGGGCAAGCATCACGCGGTCGCGCAGCCCCACCTTCCCACGGAAGACGAGTGGGCCGAACGCGTCGCTACACTTTGCAATTGGCTGTAA